The DNA window GCTTTCAACCATGATAACCAGACGCTTATCCTCACTGATAAAAAAAATCCGGCCAATGGTTCCAGAGTAATTAAATCCGTGAAGGGCGTACAGGATATGCTGTCATGTTTTTATTACCTGAGGAGCAAAACTCCGGCCCAGCTTAAGGTAGGAACTGTGATCAATATGAATGTATGGATTGACGATGAAATGTTTCCCTTCCAACTGAAAGTAGCAGGTACGGAAAACCTGAAGACCAAATTCGGTACGATCAACTGCCTGAAGATTATTCCTTCCGTTAAAAGCGGCAGGGTGTTTAAGGAAGAAGAAGGCGTAACAATGTGGGTATCCAACGATGCCAACCATGTTCCGATGCTGCTGAAGGCCGAACTGGCTGTAGGATCCCTGAAGGCCAGCCTTGATGATTATAAAAACGTAAGATATCCGTTGAAATTTTCGAACTAGACGCAATTAGCTTATTATGTAAATGCCTGTTTTTAATAACAGGCATTTTTCGTTGGCATTTATAAGGTTTTGTCCTTTATGGCCTGCTTAATTCCAGTGATGAATATTCAGCAATATATTTTCT is part of the Chryseobacterium camelliae genome and encodes:
- a CDS encoding DUF3108 domain-containing protein, yielding MKKLLICFALFACFLGYGQITNIADGESLTFRIHYGILNAGTANLTTKKTMYRGTPHLYVKGSGQTTGAVKAFFKVEDLYESFINTNTELPSFYVRNVREGGYTQHFETAFNHDNQTLILTDKKNPANGSRVIKSVKGVQDMLSCFYYLRSKTPAQLKVGTVINMNVWIDDEMFPFQLKVAGTENLKTKFGTINCLKIIPSVKSGRVFKEEEGVTMWVSNDANHVPMLLKAELAVGSLKASLDDYKNVRYPLKFSN